A single window of Pseudomonadota bacterium DNA harbors:
- a CDS encoding NAD(P)/FAD-dependent oxidoreductase, with product MKNIPSSTSTYYTTCTECYGCGRKNQRRGRKVRLLYQRELVAFQQSEGLGTPPTLPKAHPLSCSACLGSGLQPTSSPPLADTINYPHVAIIGAGIGGVALAVACLHRAIPFTLFERDQDFETRSQGYGLTLQQASVAMKGFGINRLEDGVFSTRHVVYTTEGKIVGEWGVRKWLQSGASKNARRTNVHIARQLLRSALLKQLGGPTKVEWGHQFVDYNEHAGEGVELNFLVAGSLKKIKADLVVGADGIRSSVRKQMIGEEANPLRYLGCIVILGICPLQKLEGLKSELLDSATVFQTANGTERIYVMPFTSDSVMWQLSFPLAEDQARILGSSGSQKLKKEAMLRAAWHSPIPEIIANTSEAQISSYPIYDRELVNISNFENGGSITLLGDAAHPMSPFKGQGANQALLDALVLARGISNGCKPGSAWREIGIRRSVLSDFELEMLERSAAKVRGSNEAAKFLHSEIVLFEGNEPRGQCIKRQ from the coding sequence TTGAAAAATATTCCCTCATCTACATCTACCTATTACACCACCTGTACTGAATGTTACGGCTGCGGAAGAAAAAACCAGCGCCGAGGGAGAAAAGTGCGCTTACTTTACCAGCGAGAGCTCGTGGCTTTTCAGCAATCAGAGGGCCTTGGAACTCCCCCTACTCTTCCAAAAGCACATCCTTTGAGTTGTAGCGCTTGTTTGGGCTCTGGCTTACAGCCTACATCTAGTCCTCCGTTAGCTGATACAATAAACTACCCACACGTGGCGATCATCGGCGCTGGAATTGGTGGGGTAGCGTTGGCAGTAGCTTGCTTACATCGCGCGATTCCTTTTACTCTTTTTGAACGAGATCAGGATTTTGAAACACGCTCACAGGGTTATGGTCTCACCTTGCAGCAAGCTAGTGTTGCAATGAAGGGTTTTGGTATAAACCGATTAGAAGATGGGGTATTTTCTACTAGACACGTCGTTTATACCACAGAGGGAAAAATAGTTGGAGAATGGGGGGTAAGAAAATGGCTACAGTCGGGGGCTTCAAAAAATGCACGGCGTACTAATGTACACATCGCACGACAACTGTTGCGATCAGCGCTACTAAAGCAACTCGGTGGGCCGACGAAGGTAGAATGGGGACATCAGTTTGTAGATTATAACGAGCATGCCGGGGAGGGTGTTGAGCTAAACTTTCTGGTAGCAGGTTCCTTAAAAAAAATAAAAGCAGATCTGGTCGTTGGTGCCGATGGAATTCGTAGTTCGGTACGTAAGCAAATGATTGGCGAAGAGGCTAACCCGTTACGTTATTTAGGTTGCATAGTAATCCTAGGAATTTGCCCCCTACAGAAGCTGGAGGGGCTTAAAAGTGAGCTGCTTGATTCAGCCACAGTATTTCAAACTGCTAATGGCACTGAGCGCATATACGTTATGCCTTTCACATCGGATTCAGTGATGTGGCAATTGAGTTTTCCCCTCGCGGAAGACCAAGCGAGAATTTTAGGCTCTAGCGGCTCACAAAAGCTGAAAAAAGAAGCGATGCTGAGAGCTGCTTGGCACTCCCCTATTCCTGAAATTATAGCAAACACCTCTGAGGCCCAAATTTCTAGTTATCCTATATACGACCGAGAGCTAGTTAATATATCAAATTTCGAAAATGGGGGTTCCATTACACTACTCGGTGATGCCGCGCACCCTATGAGCCCGTTTAAGGGTCAGGGAGCTAATCAAGCCCTATTGGATGCATTAGTTCTTGCTCGTGGCATTTCAAATGGTTGTAAGCCAGGCTCCGCTTGGAGAGAGATTGGAATACGAAGAAGCGTTTTATCAGATTTTGAGCTAGAGATGTTGGAGCGCTCAGCTGCTAAAGTGAGGGGGTCAAATGAGGCGGCTAAATTTCTTCATTCTGAGATCGTTCTTTTTGAGGGAAATGAGCCGAGAGGGCAATGTATAAAGCGACAATAA
- a CDS encoding cryptochrome/photolyase family protein, whose translation MALLGVDYLLSEENHKLNYFEANTYSGPQVKSIIYIPFDHLHRDFGALKDADPKQNLIAMVESARMTTVRNWHPERLFFLISAARHFAKSLEKEGFTVEYLKAPTTIDGLKIIQSKHTGLPVTCAEPSSFGQYEALKEHGLIFSKNDFFLTPRLFFKKWADSQKSYLMETFYRAQRINLNILVENNKPIGGSWNFDKENRLPPPKKYEGPPYLEHKRDEIDKIVAKELNYTPSTTWATTRKGALAQLKNFIDNHFSQFGPLEDAMTTENWALHHSLLSPYLNNGLLHPSEVISEALKAFDTGTIPIASCEGFVRQIIGWREYVNGMYWYLGPNYKNNNKLKATRQLLPLFNDPNKTSMNCMKQTITDIKSRAWVHHIPRLMLLSNLALVTGTDPQQFLNWMREVFIDATQWVMVPNVIGMGVHADGGQMMTKPYAAGGAYISRMSNYCKGCAYNPKLRTGEKACPFTTLYWDFLDRHEETFAKNHRMSQQVFGLKRLSDLVQLKKRAKEVLKGLEQGLI comes from the coding sequence GTGGCTTTACTAGGGGTTGACTACCTTCTTAGTGAGGAAAATCATAAATTAAATTATTTTGAAGCCAACACCTACTCTGGGCCACAAGTGAAAAGCATTATTTACATCCCATTTGATCATTTGCACCGTGATTTTGGTGCACTTAAAGATGCCGACCCTAAGCAAAACTTAATTGCTATGGTGGAAAGTGCTCGAATGACAACAGTTCGAAATTGGCACCCTGAACGTCTTTTCTTTTTAATCTCAGCTGCGCGTCACTTTGCCAAGAGCCTTGAAAAAGAAGGTTTCACTGTTGAATATCTTAAAGCTCCAACAACTATTGATGGTCTTAAAATTATCCAAAGTAAGCATACAGGGCTGCCTGTTACCTGCGCAGAACCGTCATCTTTTGGTCAGTACGAAGCGCTCAAAGAACACGGACTAATCTTTAGTAAGAACGATTTTTTTCTTACGCCCCGCTTATTTTTTAAAAAATGGGCCGATTCACAGAAGAGTTACCTGATGGAAACCTTCTACCGGGCTCAGCGCATAAACCTCAACATCTTGGTAGAAAATAACAAACCGATAGGAGGGTCGTGGAACTTCGACAAAGAAAATCGCCTACCGCCACCTAAGAAATATGAGGGTCCGCCATATTTAGAGCATAAGCGCGATGAGATAGATAAGATTGTTGCTAAAGAGCTTAACTACACTCCTTCTACTACCTGGGCTACTACTCGAAAAGGGGCGCTAGCCCAATTAAAAAACTTTATCGACAATCACTTTTCTCAATTTGGGCCGCTAGAAGATGCAATGACTACAGAGAATTGGGCTCTACACCACTCACTACTATCGCCGTACCTAAACAACGGACTGCTGCATCCAAGCGAAGTAATATCAGAGGCTCTTAAAGCTTTTGATACTGGAACGATTCCTATTGCGTCTTGTGAAGGATTCGTCAGGCAAATCATTGGATGGCGTGAATATGTTAATGGCATGTATTGGTATTTGGGGCCTAATTACAAAAATAACAACAAGCTGAAGGCTACACGCCAGCTACTGCCACTATTCAACGACCCAAATAAAACATCTATGAACTGCATGAAGCAGACTATCACTGATATTAAATCTCGCGCCTGGGTTCACCACATTCCGCGCCTCATGCTTCTTAGTAACCTTGCATTAGTTACGGGCACTGATCCACAACAATTTCTTAATTGGATGAGAGAAGTATTTATCGATGCAACACAGTGGGTAATGGTTCCGAATGTAATTGGCATGGGAGTACACGCGGACGGGGGCCAAATGATGACAAAACCATATGCAGCAGGAGGTGCCTATATTTCTCGTATGAGTAATTACTGCAAGGGCTGCGCGTATAACCCAAAACTTCGCACCGGTGAAAAAGCGTGCCCGTTTACCACTCTATACTGGGATTTTCTTGATCGACACGAAGAAACTTTTGCTAAAAATCATCGAATGAGCCAGCAAGTTTTTGGCTTAAAAAGGCTCTCTGATTTAGTGCAACTAAAAAAGAGGGCAAAAGAAGTATTAAAAGGACTTGAACAGGGATTGATTTAG